Proteins found in one Drosophila innubila isolate TH190305 chromosome X, UK_Dinn_1.0, whole genome shotgun sequence genomic segment:
- the LOC117782697 gene encoding 39S ribosomal protein L16, mitochondrial yields the protein MWCLKTVTQLAKKSLICANVNYNCVAGLKYFPPPIKYENIEKVERPKLRIMERMPQHPPNLRPPKMQKRLRYMRGPELVHNQLLHKQYAIIATGGGRLRWGHYEMMRLTIGRKMNVNTMFATWRVPAPWQPITKKGQGQRMGGGKGAIDHYVTPIKAGRVIVEIAGKCEFIECKGFLQQVANQLPFQATVVSQQMLDDMKDAEERQARENQNPFTIKYVIQNNLNGCHRWLSPVDHKWFGKHL from the exons atGTGGTGCCTAAAAACGGTCACGCAGCTAGCTAAAAAGAGCCTAATAT GTGCCAATGTGAATTACAATTGTGTAGCCGGCCTGAAGTATTTTCCTCCGCCAATCAAATATGAAA ATATTGAGAAAGTGGAACGGCCCAAGCTGCGCATCATGGAGCGTATGCCACAGCACCCGCCCAATCTGCGACCGCCCAAAATGCAGAAGCGTCTCCGTTATATGCGTGGTCCGGAGCTCGTTCACAATCAGCTGCTGCACAAACAATATGCGATTATTGCGACCGGCGGTGGCCGTTTGCGTTGGGGCCACTACGAAATGATGCGTCTGACTATTGGCCGGAAGATGAATGTGAACACAATGTTCGCTACCTGGCGTGTACCCGCACCATGGCAACCGATAACCAAGAAGGGACAGGGACAGCGCATGGGTGGCGGCAAGGGCGCTATCGATCATTATGTCACACCGATAAAAGCAGGTCGTGTAATTGTTGAAATTGCTGGCAAATGCGAATTCATCGAATGCAAAGGATTCCTCCAACAAGTGGCCAATCAGCTGCCATTCCAGGCAACTGTTGTCTCCCAGCAAATGCTCGACGATATGAAGGACGCAGAGGAACGTCAAGCGCGTGAAAATCAAAATCCCTTCACCATCAAATACGTTATACAGAATAATCTAAATGGTTGTCACAGATGGCTATCGCCCGTGGATCACAAATGGTTCGGCAAGCATTTATAG
- the LOC117788264 gene encoding armadillo segment polarity protein isoform X2 gives MSYMPAQNRTMSHNNQYNPPDLPPMVSAKEQTLLWQQNSYMGDSGIHSGAVTQVPSLSGKEDEEMEGDPLMFDLDTGFPQNFTQDQVDDMNQQLSQTRSQRVRAAMFPETLEEGIEIPSTQFDPQQPTAVQRLSEPSQMLKHAVVNLINYQDDAELATRAIPELIKLLNDEDQVVVSQAAMMVHQLSKKEASRHAIMNSPQMVAALVRAISNSNDLESTKAAVGTLHNLSHHRQGLLAIFKSGGIPALVKLLSSPVESVLFYAITTLHNLLLHQDGSKMAVRLAGGLQKMVTLLQRNNVKFLAIVTDCLQILAYGNQESKLIILASGGPNELVRIMRSYDYEKLLWTTSRVLKVLSVCSSNKPAIVDAGGMQALAMHLGNMSPRLVQNCLWTLRNLSDAATKVEGLEALLQSLVQVLASTDVNVVTCAAGILSNLTCNNQRNKATVCQVGGVDALVRTIINAGDREEITEPAVCALRHLTSRHVDSELAQNAVRLNYGLSVIVKLLHPPSRWPLIKAVIGLIRNLALCPANHAPLREHGAIHHLVRLLMRAFQDTERQRSSIATTGSQQPSAYADGVRMEEIVEGTVGALHILARESHNRALIRQQSVIPIFVRLLFNEIENIQRVAAGVLCELAADKEGAEIIEQEGATGPLTDLLHSRNEGVATYAAAVLFRMSEDKPQDYKKRLSIELTNSLLREENNIWANADLGMGPDLQDMILYQ, from the exons ATGAGTTACATGCCAGCACAGAATCGTACAA TGTCCCATAACAATCAGTATAATCCGCCGGACTTGCCACCAATGGTGTCGGCCAAGGAGCAGACGCTGTTGTGGCAGCAGAACTCGTATATGGGCGACTCCGGCATCCACTCGGGCGCCGTTACCCAAGTGCCGTCGCTGTCCGGCAAGGAGGATGAGGAAATGGAGGGTGATCCGCTGATGTTCGATCTGGACACCGGGTTTCCGCAGAACTTTACACAGGATCAGGTGGATGATATGAATCAACAGCTAAGCCAGACCCGGTCGCAGCGCGTGCGCGCCGCCATGTTCCCGGAGACCCTCGAGGAGGGCATTGAGATACCATCAACACAATTTGATCCACAGCAGCCAACCGCTGTGCAGCGTCTATCGGAGCCATCACAGATGCTGAAGCATGCGGTGGTCAATTTGATCAACTATCAGGACGATGCTGAGCTGGCCACACGTGCCATTCCGGAGCTGATCAAGCTGCTCAACGATGAGGATCAGGTGGTCGTCTCCCAGGCAGCCATGATGGTACACCAGCTCTCCAAGAAGGAGGCCTCGCGCCACGCCATCATGAACAGTCCCCAGATGGTGGCCGCTTTGGTGCGCGCCATTTCGAATAGCAACGATCTGGAGAGCACCAAGGCCGCTGTGGGCACGCTCCACAATTTGTCGCATCATCGCCAGGGCCTGTTGGCCATCTTCAAGAGCGGCGGCATACCGGCTCTAGTGAAGCTGCTCTCCTCGCCCGTCGAGAGCGTGCTCTTCTATGCGATTACCACGCTCCACAATCTGCTGCTGCATCAGGATGGATCCAAGATGGCCGTGCGCTTAGCTGGTGGCCTCCAGAAGATGGTCACGCTGCTGCAGCGCAACAATGTCAAGTTCTTGGCCATTGTTACCGATTGCTTGCAAATCCTGGCCTATGGCAATCAAGAGAGCAAGCTCATCATTCTCGCCTCGGGCGGTCCCAATGAGCTGGTGCGCATCATGCGCTCCTATGATTACGAGAAGCTCTTGTGGACCACATCGCGTGTCCTCAAAGTTCTCTCAGTATGCTCCAGCAACAAGCCGGCGATTGTTGATGCCGGTGGCATGCAGGCTCTAGCCATGCATTTGGGCAATATGTCGCCACGTCTTGTCCAGAACTGCCTCTGGACATTGCGCAACCTGTCGGACGCGGCCACCAAGGTGGAGGGGCTTGAGGCGCTGCTCCAGTCGCTCGTGCAGGTGCTGGCCTCCACGGATGTCAATGTGGTCACCTGTGCCGCTGGCATACTCTCGAATTTGACATGCAACAATCAGCGCAACAAGGCGACTGTTTGCCAAGTGGGCGGCGTCGATGCCCTCGTTCGCACTATCATCAATGCCGGCGATCGCGAGGAGATTACCGAGCCGGCCGTGTGCGCTCTCCGTCACCTCACCTCGCGCCACGTCGACTCGGAGCTGGCCCAGAATGCAGTGCGTCTCAATTACGGCCTCTCCGTGATTGTAAAGCTCTTGCATCCACCATCCCGCTGGCCTCTAATCAAGGCTGTCATCGGGCTCATACGCAACTTGGCTCTCTGCCCGGCCAATCATGCCCCGCTGCGGGAACATGGCGCCATTCACCACCTGGTGCGTCTCTTGATGCGCGCATTCCAGGACACAGAACGC CAACGTTCTTCAATTGCCACTACTGGGTCACAGCAGCCATCTGCATATGCCGATGGTGTGCGAATGGAGGAGATCGTTGAGGGCACTGTCGGCGCCTTGCATATCCTTGCACGCGAATCGCACAATCGTGCTCTCATACGCCAACAATCGGTCATTCCGATCTTTGTGCGTTTGCTCTTCAACGAAATCGAGAACATACAG CGTGTCGCAGCCGGCGTGCTTTGTGAGTTGGCCGCCGATAAGGAGGGCGCCGAGATTATTGAACAGGAAGGGGCCACCGGGCCGCTCACAGATCTGCTGCATTCGCGCAACGAGGGCGTGGCAACTTACGCAGCAGCTGTGCTGTTCCGCATGAGCGAGGACAAGCCGCAGGACTACAAGAAGCGACTCTCCATCGAGCTGACCAACTCGCTGTTGCGCGAGGAGAACAACATCTGGGCCAACGCTGACCTGGGCATGGGTCCCGACTTACAG GATATGATACTCTACCAATAG
- the LOC117788264 gene encoding armadillo segment polarity protein isoform X1: MSYMPAQNRTMSHNNQYNPPDLPPMVSAKEQTLLWQQNSYMGDSGIHSGAVTQVPSLSGKEDEEMEGDPLMFDLDTGFPQNFTQDQVDDMNQQLSQTRSQRVRAAMFPETLEEGIEIPSTQFDPQQPTAVQRLSEPSQMLKHAVVNLINYQDDAELATRAIPELIKLLNDEDQVVVSQAAMMVHQLSKKEASRHAIMNSPQMVAALVRAISNSNDLESTKAAVGTLHNLSHHRQGLLAIFKSGGIPALVKLLSSPVESVLFYAITTLHNLLLHQDGSKMAVRLAGGLQKMVTLLQRNNVKFLAIVTDCLQILAYGNQESKLIILASGGPNELVRIMRSYDYEKLLWTTSRVLKVLSVCSSNKPAIVDAGGMQALAMHLGNMSPRLVQNCLWTLRNLSDAATKVEGLEALLQSLVQVLASTDVNVVTCAAGILSNLTCNNQRNKATVCQVGGVDALVRTIINAGDREEITEPAVCALRHLTSRHVDSELAQNAVRLNYGLSVIVKLLHPPSRWPLIKAVIGLIRNLALCPANHAPLREHGAIHHLVRLLMRAFQDTERQRSSIATTGSQQPSAYADGVRMEEIVEGTVGALHILARESHNRALIRQQSVIPIFVRLLFNEIENIQRVAAGVLCELAADKEGAEIIEQEGATGPLTDLLHSRNEGVATYAAAVLFRMSEDKPQDYKKRLSIELTNSLLREENNIWANADLGMGPDLQDMLGPEEAYEGLYGQGPPSVHSSHGGRAFHQQGYDTLPIDSMQGLEISSPVGGGAGAAGNAAPPGGAPTSPYSMDMDVGEIDAGALNFDLDAMPTPPNDNNNLAAWYDTDC, from the exons ATGAGTTACATGCCAGCACAGAATCGTACAA TGTCCCATAACAATCAGTATAATCCGCCGGACTTGCCACCAATGGTGTCGGCCAAGGAGCAGACGCTGTTGTGGCAGCAGAACTCGTATATGGGCGACTCCGGCATCCACTCGGGCGCCGTTACCCAAGTGCCGTCGCTGTCCGGCAAGGAGGATGAGGAAATGGAGGGTGATCCGCTGATGTTCGATCTGGACACCGGGTTTCCGCAGAACTTTACACAGGATCAGGTGGATGATATGAATCAACAGCTAAGCCAGACCCGGTCGCAGCGCGTGCGCGCCGCCATGTTCCCGGAGACCCTCGAGGAGGGCATTGAGATACCATCAACACAATTTGATCCACAGCAGCCAACCGCTGTGCAGCGTCTATCGGAGCCATCACAGATGCTGAAGCATGCGGTGGTCAATTTGATCAACTATCAGGACGATGCTGAGCTGGCCACACGTGCCATTCCGGAGCTGATCAAGCTGCTCAACGATGAGGATCAGGTGGTCGTCTCCCAGGCAGCCATGATGGTACACCAGCTCTCCAAGAAGGAGGCCTCGCGCCACGCCATCATGAACAGTCCCCAGATGGTGGCCGCTTTGGTGCGCGCCATTTCGAATAGCAACGATCTGGAGAGCACCAAGGCCGCTGTGGGCACGCTCCACAATTTGTCGCATCATCGCCAGGGCCTGTTGGCCATCTTCAAGAGCGGCGGCATACCGGCTCTAGTGAAGCTGCTCTCCTCGCCCGTCGAGAGCGTGCTCTTCTATGCGATTACCACGCTCCACAATCTGCTGCTGCATCAGGATGGATCCAAGATGGCCGTGCGCTTAGCTGGTGGCCTCCAGAAGATGGTCACGCTGCTGCAGCGCAACAATGTCAAGTTCTTGGCCATTGTTACCGATTGCTTGCAAATCCTGGCCTATGGCAATCAAGAGAGCAAGCTCATCATTCTCGCCTCGGGCGGTCCCAATGAGCTGGTGCGCATCATGCGCTCCTATGATTACGAGAAGCTCTTGTGGACCACATCGCGTGTCCTCAAAGTTCTCTCAGTATGCTCCAGCAACAAGCCGGCGATTGTTGATGCCGGTGGCATGCAGGCTCTAGCCATGCATTTGGGCAATATGTCGCCACGTCTTGTCCAGAACTGCCTCTGGACATTGCGCAACCTGTCGGACGCGGCCACCAAGGTGGAGGGGCTTGAGGCGCTGCTCCAGTCGCTCGTGCAGGTGCTGGCCTCCACGGATGTCAATGTGGTCACCTGTGCCGCTGGCATACTCTCGAATTTGACATGCAACAATCAGCGCAACAAGGCGACTGTTTGCCAAGTGGGCGGCGTCGATGCCCTCGTTCGCACTATCATCAATGCCGGCGATCGCGAGGAGATTACCGAGCCGGCCGTGTGCGCTCTCCGTCACCTCACCTCGCGCCACGTCGACTCGGAGCTGGCCCAGAATGCAGTGCGTCTCAATTACGGCCTCTCCGTGATTGTAAAGCTCTTGCATCCACCATCCCGCTGGCCTCTAATCAAGGCTGTCATCGGGCTCATACGCAACTTGGCTCTCTGCCCGGCCAATCATGCCCCGCTGCGGGAACATGGCGCCATTCACCACCTGGTGCGTCTCTTGATGCGCGCATTCCAGGACACAGAACGC CAACGTTCTTCAATTGCCACTACTGGGTCACAGCAGCCATCTGCATATGCCGATGGTGTGCGAATGGAGGAGATCGTTGAGGGCACTGTCGGCGCCTTGCATATCCTTGCACGCGAATCGCACAATCGTGCTCTCATACGCCAACAATCGGTCATTCCGATCTTTGTGCGTTTGCTCTTCAACGAAATCGAGAACATACAG CGTGTCGCAGCCGGCGTGCTTTGTGAGTTGGCCGCCGATAAGGAGGGCGCCGAGATTATTGAACAGGAAGGGGCCACCGGGCCGCTCACAGATCTGCTGCATTCGCGCAACGAGGGCGTGGCAACTTACGCAGCAGCTGTGCTGTTCCGCATGAGCGAGGACAAGCCGCAGGACTACAAGAAGCGACTCTCCATCGAGCTGACCAACTCGCTGTTGCGCGAGGAGAACAACATCTGGGCCAACGCTGACCTGGGCATGGGTCCCGACTTACAG GATATGCTTGGACCCGAAGAAGCATATGAGGGCCTTTACGGACAAGGTCCGCCCAGTGTGCACAGTTCGCACGGAGGTCGCGCATTCCATCAGCAAG GATATGATACTCTACCAATAGATTCAATGCAAGGTCTCGAAATCAGCAGTCCAGTAGGaggtggtgctggtgctgctggcAATGCGGCACCACCGGGTGGGGCACCCACATCGCCCTACTCCATGGACATGGATGTCGGCGAGATTGATGCTGGCGCTTTGAACTTTGACTTGGATGCCATGCCGACACCACCCAATGACAACAATAACTTGGCTGCCTGGTACGATACCGACTGTTAA